CGACTGCGCCGTGACGGTGATCGTGGTCGCGTTGGCGGCCGTCTGGTGGCCGTTGCCGTCCCAGCCGAACTTGTCGTTTTCCTGGAGTCCAGGGACGTCCTGCACCAGCGCGCTCGAGCGAACGGTCGGGGCGTCGTGGTCCCAGGACAGATACGAGACGGCGAAGCGCTCCGCGATAGCCGACGCGGCGGCATCGGGGAACGGCGCCGCCGGTGCCGTCGCCACCGGCGCCGCGGCCTCGGCCGGGTGCGTCATCTTGGCGACGCCCACCGCCCACGGCAGCCCGAGGAGAACCACGAGCAGGGCCCGGTACAGCCAGATGCTCCGCGCAGCTCGCCGCTCCGGAAGCTCCTGCCACGGAACCTCGCCCGCTCCCCCAGCCGTCGCTGCAACCTCGGGCGCCCTCAGCCACACAGACTCCCCGCCGGGCTTCCGAGGCTGAACCGTGGCGGTGTCGCGGCCCGCGTTCGCGCGGTGCTTCCGCAGCGCCTCGATGCCGAGCAGCTTGCGCGCGAAGCGAGCGGTCGGATTCGTCATGCTGACCCCATTTCCCCGGCCTGGTGATCGAACAGTGACGCGAGCCTATGGGCAGCGACCGACACCAGCACGACGAGCAGCGCCCGTCCACTCTGGCGGCATGACTGTGGTAACGCGGGCGACACCATGTTTACCCAGGCGAGAAACTGATTTCTGCATGCGCGGAATGTTGGGTCACTGTCATCGAACACCGTTACCGCCCCTCGCCTGACCGCTCACCGCCGTCGTAGGATCAGCATACCTGTTTGCTGAACAACCTTGTTGAGGATCTTTCGACCATGACGTATCGCCCCAGTCACCGCGCAGCAGATGAACGTTCCGTCGCCAGGCAGAATGGGCACATGCCAGCCCGCCGCGAAGTGCCCGAGATGTCGGCGCGCGTCACGGCCATCCATCACGCGATCAGCAGCGCCGGTCGGCTCACGGCCCTCCGTCACGTCCTGGAGAACCCCGGCACGACGCGGACCGAGCTCGTGGAAGCCACCGGCATCGCGCCCTACACAGCCCGCGACGCCCTCATCTCGCTTGAGGAGCACGGCTACATCACCGCCGACGTCCAGGGCGAGCGCGTCGGCAAGAAGGTGCACTACACGGCCAACCGTCCCGCCATCGCCGAGGACGCGTCCGCGTTCCTCGGCTGGCTGCTCCGCTAGCGCATCGTCAGCACGCACGAAGGGCCGGTCTCGATAGAGACCGGCCCTTCACCTATTGCCTGCCAGCGGTACGCGCAGGCCTGATAACTACAGAGTTACATCTCTACATTCCTACCTAGTTACGTTCCACGCTGCTGCTCGAGTTCAGTTACAGAACGTCAGGATTCGATGGACTGCTTGACGTAGGCAGTCAGATGGTCCTTGATCGTGGTCCCGTGCGCCGCCGTCCACGCCTTGTAGGCGCGACGGAGTTCGGGCGTGGCGTCGAAGGTGATGCGGGCTGGCGTGTCCTTGGCTTCCGGGTCGGGTACGGCAGCAGGCACCGATACCTCGGGCGCGGTGGTCTCGGGCTCCTGTGCGAGGCCGGGGTCAGGCACGGCATCCACGGCCTTGTTGAAGACGCGATCCATGTTCGCTCGTGCCATCACTTGTTCCTTCCGTTGGCCCAGATGCTCGTGAGTTCGAGCGCGAGGGATGAGAAATCGCTGATCGCGTGGACGGTCTGCCGGCTCTCCGGGTATGTGGTCACGACGCCGCCCGTCGCGGGGGCGTCCGAGTGGACGACGTACTGCCGAATCACGGTGCGGAGCCTCGGGATCCCCATATCATCCAGGCGCGCGATCGTCTCGTTCCGGCGCTTCTGCTGCGCCTCCTCGCGCCCCACGCGCGACAGCAGAACGCGGTACTCGAGACCGCGGGGCTCGATGACGGACTTGATGGTCCGCATGAGGGGCGTGACACTCAACGGCTGCGGCTCCATGGGGACGATCACGAAGTCCGCGGAGTCCAGCACGAGGCCGGTGCGCTGGATTTCGCTTGGCGCGAGGCTGCCGGGGGTGTCGACGATGATCGTGTCGTAGTCCGATGCCGCGCGGAGCTGGGACAGGACCTCGGGTCGCGCGTCGTCGGTGAAGTCGAACGGCCAGGCCGTCGCGCCTTCGGCTTCCGATGCCTCGGCCCAGTCCGTCGCTGAGTGCTGCACGTGGTCGGCGTCGACCACGAGGACTCGCGAGTGCTCGGCCGTGACTGCTGCGAGGTTGACGGCGATGGTGGTCTTCCCCACCCCGCCCTTCTGCTGCACGACAGCGACGATGCGCATGGTTTTCCTCCCGTGTAGGAAGCATGGTTCCTGAGAACCATGCTTCCCGTGTTTGTAGGTACCAGCATACCCGGCAACACGCCTACATGGTTATGTACACACCTACATATGTAGGTAACTTTTTTCCCGTGTACACGGGTTCCTACCCTCCTGTATAACCGCATACACACAAATGTAACTTTGCGGGTGCTAGACCCCAAGAGCCGTGCGGCCGGCGCTAGGCGGGGGTCTTCTCGTCCTGGAGCTGGTAGACGCGCTGCTTGCTGAGGCCGAGCATGGCGCTGACGTCGGCCACGCTCACGTCGGCGCCGCGGAGCTGCTTCACGACGGTGCGGCGCATCGCTGCGGCGTGTGCCTGGGCGTTGCGCCCGGCCTCTTCCTCGCGTGCCGCTTCCGTCCACACGTCCCAGAGGTTGGCGACCGGGGGAGTGACCTTGACGTTGAGCTCGAAGGGCGCGGGCGGCGCGGCGTTCCACGCCTCGATGATGCCCTCGGCCTCCTCGGGGACCTCGGCGAGCGATCGGGCCTGGCCGACAGTGTCGAGCTCGGGGATGCGGAACAGCCACCAGCGGCCCTCGCGCCAGACGTCGACGTCGTACGTGTGTCCGGTCATTACTTCCACTCCTTCGGTACCTGAACGCCGAGGTTCTGTAGCTGGGTCAGGATGCCCGCTTGGACCTCCTTGTGTCCGAACGGGACGGACAGCTTCACCGACTCGTCGGGCTCGCCCCAGATCTCGTGGCTGCCCTTCGCGTTGCGGAGGTACACCCACCCGATCGACTCGAGGAACCGACGCACATCCTTCGACTTCTGCGGTTTCATGATTCTATTCTAGCCCGGGGTTGGCATACAAGACAACCCCGGGCTAGACATTTTTGGAGAACTTCGGTCGGGTGTCGGAGCGTCAGGCGGGGGCCGGGTCGGGTGTCGGGCTGCCGCGGCTCCGTTCCGCTGCGCTGCACTGCGCCTTGCCCTGATGGGGGAGCGGGTCACGTCGATCACGGGGTCTGGGGTCGTGCGTCTGCGGGACAGGGGACTGTTGCCGAGGCGACCGGCTCGGTGGTCTGGTCCCACAGCTTCGATTGTGGGCGGTGACATTGGGGGGTGAACGACGGCGGAAGGGCTGGGGATCCATCGGCGCTCTGGACCGGTGCTCTCGGAGACGGACGGCCGATCCCGGGTGCTGGCTGCGCACTTCTCACCAGGTCGTCGCTGCCCGCCGCGAAGCGGCTCCCCGAGCTCCCGAAGACGGGCGCCTCGTCCGCGAGCTCATGCCCGCGGACGAGGACGCCCGCACGTGATCAGCGCGGGTCGGACTTGCGGAGCCGGATCCCTGCCGGCGGCTCCGGTGACGCCGCCACGAGCACGGCCGGCATGCCCTCCTCGGTACTGGAGTGCTCCCAGCCGTCGGCTTCCTGCGTCGGCGTCGCGCTGCTCGGTGGGGGAGTGATCGTGTCGCTGATCGGCTCCGGTGCGGCGCTCGTCGCTGCGGCTTCCCAGCCGTCGGCTTCCCCCGTCAGGACCGTGCTGGTCGCGCTGACGTCGCCCTGCACGTCGACCTCTGCCGTCCGCTCCCCGGTGTCCTTCTCCGTGGGGCGGTTGGCGTTGGTCGGCTCCGCGGTGGGTGGGAGCGCGCGGAAGGGGACGACGGCGCCGTTCTGGACGAGCCAGAACATGCCGTCGGCGGCCTGGCGGACCGTCTGCGGGTGCAGCGTGTACGTGTGCTGGGCTCGAGCCGTGCCGAGCTGGTCCCCGGACGCGGCGCCGGAGGCTTCCATGCGCATGATCGTGCCGGCGTACTTGACAGCCTCCTCCGGGTCGTTGGTGCGGCCGATGACGATGCCTGCACCGGAGGACATGAGCCGGGTCTGCATCATGGCGTCGCTGGACATGCCGGCGACAGACTGGGTGGCCGCGATGAGGCCGACCCCGAGCGAGCGGCCGGTCTCTTGGACGGACGCGACGAACTCCGCGGGGTCGACGTCGACGCCGCCGAGCTGGGCGAACTCGTCGATGATGACCACGAGCGGACTCTCGTCGCCGCTCGCCGCCCGACGAGTGATGTGCTGGCGGAAGGCGAGCAGCAGCAGATCCGCGAGCTGCTTCTGTGCGTTGTCGGAGGGCGTGATCGTGACCGTCGTGAGGTCGGCCGCGAGCTCGTCGAACGACCACCCGTCCTCGCTGATGAGGGGGCGGAGGTCCTCGTAGTGCACCTCGATGTCG
This genomic stretch from Clavibacter michiganensis harbors:
- a CDS encoding conjugal transfer protein translates to MTNPTARFARKLLGIEALRKHRANAGRDTATVQPRKPGGESVWLRAPEVAATAGGAGEVPWQELPERRAARSIWLYRALLVVLLGLPWAVGVAKMTHPAEAAAPVATAPAAPFPDAAASAIAERFAVSYLSWDHDAPTVRSSALVQDVPGLQENDKFGWDGNGHQTAANATTITVTAQSPTVATVTVTAVITPYDAANTPTTQRTEALAVPVEVREGRVVVTGQPASVAVPRPAGSSDTRANRDEDAALASSTAGYATSFFTAYATQDDVSAVAAPSAQIQGLSGIYALKDVRSWTVYAGSGATRDALATVEWKSGESTITQNYRLTLTQVIAGDSARWQVATLDAATN
- a CDS encoding helix-turn-helix domain-containing protein, with protein sequence MPARREVPEMSARVTAIHHAISSAGRLTALRHVLENPGTTRTELVEATGIAPYTARDALISLEEHGYITADVQGERVGKKVHYTANRPAIAEDASAFLGWLLR
- a CDS encoding partitioning protein; amino-acid sequence: MARANMDRVFNKAVDAVPDPGLAQEPETTAPEVSVPAAVPDPEAKDTPARITFDATPELRRAYKAWTAAHGTTIKDHLTAYVKQSIES
- a CDS encoding ParA family protein, with protein sequence MRIVAVVQQKGGVGKTTIAVNLAAVTAEHSRVLVVDADHVQHSATDWAEASEAEGATAWPFDFTDDARPEVLSQLRAASDYDTIIVDTPGSLAPSEIQRTGLVLDSADFVIVPMEPQPLSVTPLMRTIKSVIEPRGLEYRVLLSRVGREEAQQKRRNETIARLDDMGIPRLRTVIRQYVVHSDAPATGGVVTTYPESRQTVHAISDFSSLALELTSIWANGRNK
- a CDS encoding antitoxin HicB; this translates as MTGHTYDVDVWREGRWWLFRIPELDTVGQARSLAEVPEEAEGIIEAWNAAPPAPFELNVKVTPPVANLWDVWTEAAREEEAGRNAQAHAAAMRRTVVKQLRGADVSVADVSAMLGLSKQRVYQLQDEKTPA
- a CDS encoding type II toxin-antitoxin system HicA family toxin — translated: MKPQKSKDVRRFLESIGWVYLRNAKGSHEIWGEPDESVKLSVPFGHKEVQAGILTQLQNLGVQVPKEWK